The genomic interval GAACACAACGCTTAGTTTTTTTTCTGTTTCAGCCATTTCTTGAGCTTTCGTTCGTACAGGGTGCGCTTCAACTTGCTGATTCTGTCGATGAACAGCACGCCATTCAAATGATCGACCTCGTGCTGGAGGCAGATGGCCATGAGGTCGTCGGCGTCCAGTTCCACGGGATTGCCGTCCAGGTCCATGGCCGAGAGGTGAACCTTCTCGGCCCTGGTCACGGTGGAGCGGTAGCCGCGCACGGACAAACAGCCTTCCTCGGAGTCGACCTCGCCCTCGGGCTTGGACAGGACCGGATTGACGAAGACCTTGAGATCCTCGCGCTTGTC from Deltaproteobacteria bacterium carries:
- the def gene encoding peptide deformylase; translation: MARKIVTYPDPVLARISAPVTDITDSVRDLAAEMTEIMYENKGIGLAAPQVGENVRLITVDLSGPDKREDLKVFVNPVLSKPEGEVDSEEGCLSVRGYRSTVTRAEKVHLSAMDLDGNPVELDADDLMAICLQHEVDHLNGVLFIDRISKLKRTLYERKLKKWLKQKKN